In Juglans microcarpa x Juglans regia isolate MS1-56 chromosome 8D, Jm3101_v1.0, whole genome shotgun sequence, the following are encoded in one genomic region:
- the LOC121242287 gene encoding uncharacterized protein LOC121242287, which translates to MKNANQEKTAFITDRGLYCYKVMPFSLKNTGATYQRLLFKKAREWDARCEEAFSQLKEYLVKPPLLNHTKPGEPLSLCLAVTLDAVFAALAREVLHFKEEVHKPPKKNPWQVYVDELACRAGGGVGVYIVTSEGKELYHTVRLEFKVTNNEAEYEAVLAVLAITRVLGGEEVEMKAKSQVVVGQITWEYLARGSKLIKYLHQVQEQSKNLKYFRIEKIPRGDKSKADRLACTASAKQEETLLWKVDLQAMARLAIGEESLHIKGNTLGWATNIKKYLETEELPSPLEEAIKLKSRATRFTFIDGVLYRQGFSNPLLRCVTEEEAEYVMREIHALIQGAPPEELRSITSPWPFAQWGVDLVGPIPPSKGRTKFIIAAVDYFTKWAKAEAMTTITIQSIAKLLWKAVICRFGIPQCIIFDNGRQFDSEHYRQWCVELGIKVKYSSPSHSQANKQVEVTNKTIMGILKKKIGARKRLWADKLLGILWAYITTAKTSTGQTPFALAYGSEVMAPVEVGLPSHRRRNFDPEANIAELEEILDLLEEIRAHAEVRVAASKKKVEQYFNK; encoded by the exons atgaagaatgcTAATCAGGAGAAAACTGCCTTTATAACTGACCGGGGACTATATTGCTATAAAGTGATGCCTTTCAGCTTGAAGAACACTGGGGCAACCTACCAAAGGTTG TTGTTTAAAAAAGCACGAGAGTGGGATGCTAGGTGCGAAGAAGCATTTTCTCAGTTGAAAGAGTATCTAGTTAAGCCACCATTGCTCAATCACACCAAGCCGGGAGAGCCACTGTCATTATGCTTAGCAGTAACTCTAGACGCAGTATTTGCTGCATTGGCACGAGA AGTTCTCCATTTCAAAGAAGAAGTCCACAAGCCACCCAAGAAGAATCCATGGCAGGTGTATGTAGATGAGTTAGCCTGCCGGGCAGGTGGAGGAGTTGGGGTGTACATAGTAACAAGTGAGGGGAAAGAATTATACCACACAGTACGATTGGAGTTCAAGGTGACAAACAACGAAGCTGAATATGAAGCAGTACTCGCCGTTTTGGCGATCACGAGGGTATTAGGAGGCGAAGAAGTCGAGATGAAAGCCAAATCACAAGTGGTAGTTGGGCAAATCACATGGGAGTATTTGGCGAGGGGATCCAAGTTGATAAAATACCTTCACCAAGTACAGGAACAAAGCAAAAATCTCAAGTACTTTCGAATCGAGAAGATACCTCGAGGAGACAAATCCAAAGCTGACCGATTGGCATGCACGGCTTCAGCAAAGCAAGAAGAAACACTACTATGGAAGGTTGATTTACAAGCAATGGCTAGACTAGCGATAGGAGAAGAAAGTTTACATATCAAGGGGAACACGCTAGGATGGGCTactaatataaaaaagtatttggagaCAGAAGAACTTCCCTCACCATTGGAAGAGGcgataaagttaaaaagtaggGCGACCAGGTTTACCTTCATTGACGGGGTACTCTACAGGCAGGGTTTCTCAAACCCATTGTTGCGATGCGTGACGGAAGAAGAAGCTGAGTATGTGATGAGGGAA ATTCATGCACTAATTCAAGGTGCACCCCCTGAAGAGTTGCGGTCCATAACGTCCCCATGGCCGTTCGCCCAATGGGGAGTAGACTTGGTAGGCCCAATACCCCCTAGCAAAGGAAGAACCAAATTCATCATTGCAGCTGTCGACTACTTTACAAAGTGGGCAAAAGCTGAGGCAATGACTACAATAACTATTCAAAGCATAGCAAAGTTGCTATGGAAGGCTGTAATATGCAGGTTCGGGATACCTCAGTGTATCATTTTTGATAACGGGAGGCAATTCGACTCCGAACATTATCGTCAATGGTGTGTAGAGCTAGGAATCAAGGTCAAGTACTCTTCCCCAAGCCATTCCCAGGCAAACAAACAAGTGGAAGTAACTAATAAAACCATCATGGGAATACTAAAAAAGAAGATAGGCGCCAGAAAAAGGCTATGGGCCGACAAGCTCCTAGGAATTTTGTGGGCTTACATAACGACAGCAAAAACCTCAACAGGCCAAACACCCTTTGCCCTAGCCTATGGAAGTGAGGTGATGGCACCAGTAGAGGTCGGGTTACCAAGCcacagaagaagaaattttgatCCAGAGGCAAACATAGCAGAGTTAGAAGAAATCCTAGACCTCTTAGAGGAGATAAGGGCACATGCAGAAGTTAGAGTTGCAGCTTCTAAGAAGAAGGTGGAGCAGTACTTCAACAAATGA